Proteins from one Halanaerobiales bacterium genomic window:
- a CDS encoding SDR family oxidoreductase yields the protein MKKKEEEEMKKEVVITGAGSGLGQSLAKKFSKEGAKVHLIGRTISKLEKTAKKLENSFEIHQLDIRHKEEVEKVFSDINKVDILINNAGLGRFGKAEKLNKKEIDQMIDTNLKGTIFCTQAVLKKMKKANRGLIVNIISTAGKKGKATESVYCASKFGIRGFTDSIEKELKDSKIDVSAFYMGGMNTSFWDGILTEERKEKFMNPADVAEIIFANIKNRDKLNVKEVLINSTR from the coding sequence ATTAAAAAGAAGGAGGAGGAAGAAATGAAAAAGGAAGTTGTAATAACTGGTGCTGGTAGTGGTTTGGGGCAGTCATTGGCGAAAAAATTTTCTAAAGAAGGAGCAAAAGTACACCTGATTGGAAGAACAATAAGTAAACTTGAAAAAACAGCTAAAAAACTGGAAAACTCTTTTGAGATTCATCAATTAGATATTCGTCATAAAGAAGAAGTTGAAAAAGTATTTTCAGATATTAATAAAGTGGATATATTAATAAACAATGCTGGATTAGGAAGATTTGGAAAAGCTGAAAAATTAAATAAAAAAGAAATAGATCAGATGATTGACACAAATTTAAAAGGAACAATTTTTTGTACTCAAGCTGTATTAAAAAAGATGAAAAAGGCCAATAGAGGTTTAATAGTAAATATAATTTCTACTGCTGGTAAAAAAGGTAAAGCCACTGAATCTGTTTATTGTGCCAGCAAATTTGGAATTAGAGGTTTTACAGATAGTATTGAAAAAGAATTAAAAGATAGTAAAATTGATGTTAGTGCTTTTTATATGGGAGGAATGAATACTTCTTTTTGGGATGGTATCCTTACTGAAGAAAGGAAAGAAAAGTTTATGAATCCAGCTGATGTAGCAGAAATTATATTTGCAAATATAAAAAATAGAGATAAACTTAATGTAAAAGAAGTTTTAATTAATAGTACTAGATAA